TTTTTTTCATTATAGTGGATGCGCCGGAAGGGGTCAAACAAGGTCGTCTTGACGCTGAACTTCTGCTCGAAGGAGGTCGTGATCGTGCGCAGGTTGGCCAGCCCGCCGCTGAGCAGAATCTGCTCGATGCGGTTGTCGTGTTTGTCTTCGGCCTGATAGAAGCTGAAAGTCTTCTCGACCTCGTCGATCAGGCTGCGGGTGTTCATGGACAGGACGGCGTCGACCTGGAAGGCTTCGACCTGGCGGGAGGGCAGGCCTTTAAGCAGATCTTCGGCCTCCTGCGGGCCGACATTGAGGTCTTTGCGGAGGTTTTCGGTGAAGTAGGATCCGCCGAGCGACAGGTCGCGAAAGAGCTGCGGCGTCCCATGGTCGCAGATGACGATGGTGGTGATGTTGGCGCCCAGGTTGATCAGAGCCACCGTCTTTTCGGCGAACTCCTCGGGATAGTTGATTTCCAGGGCGTTGTAGAGGGCGAAAGCGTCGACCTCGATGGCTACCAGGTTCTTGCGGGCCTGGCTGATCAGATTGCCGTAGGCCGCCACCTTGTCCTTCTTGACGGCGACCAGCAGGATCTCCAGCCCGGTGGCTGCTCCGTCGCGGGGCCGGAGGATGGCGTAGTCGACGTTGGTCTCTTCGTAGGGGTAGGGGATGTTATGCTTGGCTTCCCAGATGATGGATTCGGCCAGCTCCTCGGTCTCCATGGCCGGGAGGCTGATCTTCTTGATGATGACCGAGTTGCCGGCGATGGAGATGGCCACGTCCTTGTTGACGATTTTGGCCTTGTCGAAGGCCGTCCGGATGGCCTCGGCCACGGCGGCCGCGTCGATGATCTGGCCTTCGACGATGGCGTCGTGGGGGAGAGGCTCGTAGCCGATCCGGGCCACGCTGTAGGCGTCCTTCTTGCCCTTGCGGCGGACATCGAGCTCGACGACCTTGATGGCGTGCGACCCGATGTCCAGTCCGACGACCGGCCGGTCATGCTTGATCCCGAACATGGCGCTCCTCGGTCACTCCGTAATAGGGGACGGATCCCCGCGATGGAATTTCTCACGCAGACGCCGTTCGACGACGGGCGGCACAAGGGTGCCCACTTCGCCTCCCAGGCCGAAAACTTCCTTGACCAGGCTCGAGCTCAGGAAAGTGAACGGCGAGCTGGGCATCATAAACAGCGTCTCGAGCTGGGGGTCAAGGGTCTGATTCATCAGGGCCATCTGAAACTCGTACTCGAAATCGGAGACGGCCCGCAAGCCGCGGATGACGATCCGGGCCTCGTGCTCGGCGGCGAACCGAACCAGGAGGCCGTGGAAGTGGACCACCTGGATGGCGGGCTGGTCATGGAAGATCTCCCGGATGATCTCGATTCGTTCGTCGGTGGTGAACAGAGTCGATTTTTTGGGGTTCTCCAGGACGGCAACGATGATGCGGGGAAAAAGCTTGGCGCCGCGCCCGATGATGTCGATGTGCCCGTTGGTGATCGGATCGAACGAGCCCGGGTATATCGCGATTCTTTCCATCCCTGCCTGTCCTTCTGAGGTTCTCGGTCCTTTCTATCTGATTAACAAAAAACGTCATCCCTGTCAAACACATTCGGAAGCCGGAAAGCCCTAACTAACAGTCCTTCCTTCATTTGTTCGTCCTGGGCCATTCTCGCAGATTGCCGTTTTTTGGCTATCCCCCCCCCCGGTGAACCGAGGGGTGATTTTTTGTCGGCGCGGTAATTTGATTTATAGGCGCGTTTTGCGGACAATAGGGCCATGAGACGGGAACTGCGCCGGCCGGCCGGATTGATGCTGGCCATCCTCTGCCTCGCCTCCCCGGCCATCCGCTCCGGCCAGACGGAGGACGAAGCCTTCTACGCCGCGAAGCGCAAGGCTATGGTCGAGACCCAGCTCAAGGCCCGGGATATCAAGGATCCCCGGATCCTCGAGATCATGGGCTCCCTGCCGCGCCAGCTTTTCGTCGGCGCCGAATACAGGCGCCGGGCCTATGAAGACTATCCCCTCCCGATCGACGAGGGCCAGACCATCTCCCAGCCCTATATCGTGGCCCTGATGACCCAGGCCCTGGGCGTCAAGCCCGGCGACAAGGTTTTGGAGGTGGGGACGGGGTCGGGTTACCAGGCGGCGGTCCTCTCGCGTCTAGCCCGCCGGGTCTACAGCATCGACATCAGCGTCGCCCTGACCCGCAAGGCCGGGCAAACCCTGGCCGCTCTCGGTTGCGCCAATGTCGAGGTCAAGAGCGACGACGGCTACTTCGGCTGGGTCGAGCAGGCGCCCTTCGACGCCGTCATGGTCACCTGCGCCGCCCGCCAGATCCCGCCGCCTCTCATCCAACAGCTCAAGGAGGGCGGCCGGCTGGTCATCCCCTTGGAGGAAACCGACGAATACCAGTCGCTCAAGCGGGTGACCAAGACGAACGGCAAGCCGGTCATCGAGCAATTGGCCCAGGTCCGGTTCGTCCCCATGCTCGGCCAGGACAAGAAGAAGCACGCCGCTGGGGCGGAGCGGCCGTGATCCGATTCGGGACCAACGGCTGGCGGGCGGTGATGGGGGAAGAGTTTACCTTCCACAACGTCCGGCTCTGCGTCCAGGCCATCGCCAATGTCCTCGGCCGCAAGTTCCCCGGCCGCGAGATCACCGTCATC
This Candidatus Aminicenantes bacterium DNA region includes the following protein-coding sequences:
- a CDS encoding protein-L-isoaspartate(D-aspartate) O-methyltransferase, which gives rise to MRRELRRPAGLMLAILCLASPAIRSGQTEDEAFYAAKRKAMVETQLKARDIKDPRILEIMGSLPRQLFVGAEYRRRAYEDYPLPIDEGQTISQPYIVALMTQALGVKPGDKVLEVGTGSGYQAAVLSRLARRVYSIDISVALTRKAGQTLAALGCANVEVKSDDGYFGWVEQAPFDAVMVTCAARQIPPPLIQQLKEGGRLVIPLEETDEYQSLKRVTKTNGKPVIEQLAQVRFVPMLGQDKKKHAAGAERP
- the pilM gene encoding type IV pilus assembly protein PilM is translated as MFGIKHDRPVVGLDIGSHAIKVVELDVRRKGKKDAYSVARIGYEPLPHDAIVEGQIIDAAAVAEAIRTAFDKAKIVNKDVAISIAGNSVIIKKISLPAMETEELAESIIWEAKHNIPYPYEETNVDYAILRPRDGAATGLEILLVAVKKDKVAAYGNLISQARKNLVAIEVDAFALYNALEINYPEEFAEKTVALINLGANITTIVICDHGTPQLFRDLSLGGSYFTENLRKDLNVGPQEAEDLLKGLPSRQVEAFQVDAVLSMNTRSLIDEVEKTFSFYQAEDKHDNRIEQILLSGGLANLRTITTSFEQKFSVKTTLFDPFRRIHYNEKKLGPLYYQEMAPFFGVAAGLATRQREK
- the coaD gene encoding pantetheine-phosphate adenylyltransferase, producing the protein MERIAIYPGSFDPITNGHIDIIGRGAKLFPRIIVAVLENPKKSTLFTTDERIEIIREIFHDQPAIQVVHFHGLLVRFAAEHEARIVIRGLRAVSDFEYEFQMALMNQTLDPQLETLFMMPSSPFTFLSSSLVKEVFGLGGEVGTLVPPVVERRLREKFHRGDPSPITE